The stretch of DNA ATTCCCAGTCCAGTCATGCACATTCAGCTGTTATCTCTGTTTTATTGCCTTTATCAATCTACCGCAGTCACACAGAGATCATTTATACGATGGTATTAAGGTTATTAACTGTGGTTGTCTTTATTACTCTCTGTCAAAAAGGTGATCGAGCCCAGAGGTAACATCAGGGGGAAAGTGTTGGGGAAGGCAGCTTGTGCCAAATGGGCTCTGAAGGCATTTATATAACAACTTATAAACTAATATCAACAGTTACATCACATGTTAGTTGATGGGACACTGCAGTATTTTATACTATATTCCAAAGAACTTATTTTTTGCAGGGCCTGCGCCAAAAATCTCTGTCGTAACTGCTTCAAAATgactgatttgttgtttttaaagcacCTCTTATTCTCCGACATAAATCCGATACAGTTCTCGTCACTCCTCAGAGACACCCTGCCCTAAATacatcacaacacaaaattATGAAATCACAATACTGCTTCGTCATAttgtgctgctgtttgtttactttttccAAAGTAAATATGTAgttggccaaaaatgtgtttctttgtatCCAATTAATTGAAATATAAATCATGTGCATGTAAGGATAGAACCAAAAGGATGGAGTGTAACAGTGGGTTTAATGCCAGAAAATACAGATACAGAAAAAACATTTGCGACATGAAGAAACCTCCGTAGTCTGACTCGttacacattttctgaattatTCCACGATCATATCCAAATATCCACTACAAAGCTATTATAAAAATGGATAGAAAAGCATTTTAGATTGTGATAATTACAAATGatatactttatattatattcttattattttcatcattagGAATAGCACCATGTTGTGCAAATAGTGTatgtttaaagtaaaaaaaaaaaaaagtgctggaAAAATATGTAACTGTAAGAAAGCTCATATTAAGATAATAGTATTAGTTAAATATATTGCAAAGAAACACTATAAACTGAAGGATTGTTGTTTTAAATCCAGGTTGACTCATTCCCACGTCACCGACCACATCTGACAGCTCAAGTCCCAAAACTTCTGCGCCAGGACGTCGTCCTTACCGGCCGCCGAGCAGCTGACAGGAGCGCAGTCGCTGTAAGCAAAGACATAATAGATGAGCGACGTTACATTTAGATACATCATCTCTTTCATACATTCAGTATGGTCCTGCCTGATTCAATGCACAATGAGTTCATGCTTCAGTTCCTCTCTAGCTGCCCTTGCTCGATATGTATTCCATCAAATAGTAAATAACTGTCTTTTAACGTTAACATTAGCAGTGGTTGCTTTTTCTAAACTTCTAAACTGCTCCCACCAAGAGGTTGCAACTGATAAATCCTAAAGGTTGCAAGATAATTTACAGGATTAAcaccacatatatatatatatatatatatatatatatatatatatattaaaaaaaatcatattttctttttttatttcaggcatcaaaCAGTATTGAttactaaaaatatataattataaaaaacaCTAATTAATTAGAAGTTAATCTGAGAAGGAAAATGTCTCTTTGGCAAACTGTGATAAGGGCTGTAAAAAGACATAAATGTGGGGATCTGCAGTATCAAGCCATAACTTGTTCACAGTCTATTATCTTCTTGACCTCCACAAGGGCATCAAATGTTGTTGATAAGAAATATATGATGAGCTGCATGTAAGAAACAATGTGTACCTGTAGTATCCACCACTCTCCTTCGCCAGCGACGGCTCCACTGCGCAGTAAATGCTCGTCTGAGCTCCCTGGGAAGAGTTTTTGGTGAAAGGACTGACCATCTTCATGACGAACTGTTGAGGGCCGCTCAGATGACGCCATAAATCCGTCTGGACGACTCCGGGGTGGAGAGAATACGTCGTCACACCTGTGCCTGAAAGACATTCAACACCTGATTACTGTTACTGTTCTTAAAATGCATGAAATGACAGAGATAGGGGTATGAAGCACACCTTCTAGTTTCTTCGCCAGTGAGTGGGTGAAGAGGACGTTGGCCAGCTTGCTCTGGGAGTAGGCGGCCTTCTTGTCGTAACTCTTCTCGCTGTTGATGTCGTCCAGCTTGATGGTGCCCCAGGAGTGAGCCATGGAGGACACGGTGACAATCCTGGCTGGCGCCGATCTTTTAATCAGGTCAATCAACAAATGTGTCAACAGGAAGTGACCTGGAGGAAAAGGAAGTGACTTTCATGTTCAATTCAGAGTTTGAGAAAGCGGAAAGAGGATATTGTGTCTTACAAGTATTACAgcaaaaaatactttaataaCTGATTACTATGTTGCAGagaaatagttataatagttgAATACTGCTGCGTAAACTATCGAATTTAGTTAGAAACCGGTAAGAACTGTGACTGAAAGGTGACAACAAATTGGTCGGGTTAATGACGTCCAAGTCAAACTACATGGACTTTTAGTGACCAGATTTACAGACAAGGAAGTTATCAAATCGGTGGTCTATAAACTTTGGGAGAGATCAAATGTCCTGATGTCAGGGTCATATAAACTGTAAACTTTATCTCTATCTATCAACGGAATATCTGCCTTATCAGACACCAGCACAACAAACTCTTATAATATCAACACCAATAAATATGTAACAGCAAATGGAAGTTCCTGCTAAATAATAATGTGTAATAGAGGGTTATATACAGGTGAGTGTGACAAAGTGATCTCTGTCCCGATCTTCGATATCAATGTAGGATTTACATTTATCATTTCCAAAGTAACCCATTAAAAATGTCACAGCGACACCAAAGTACTGTTATAAAATACTAGATTTAGTAAGAACACAAGTAGCCAAATGCAGGGAGAAAAAAACTTTCTAGGACACTTTTGTCttttaaacatatttgtaatgcattataatcttaTAGCACCGAATAATCATAATTAattttatctatctattaatTGCTGGTAACTCGctgaaatgttgttattgttgcatGGATCATAGtctattataatatataatattgttgTAATATGTAGGAggagtgcttataactataattatacgGCGCTATAAGTAGattgtaactagggctgtcaaagttaacatgataataacgtgttaacccaaattcgttttaatgccactaatttctttaacgcattaacccaattgatctttcggagctTTGAGCatttcttttatgctaaatgcagtacctgtgagggtttctggacaatatttgactgttttgtgttgttaatttttcCAATaagatttccaataataaatatatacatacatttgcataaagcaaacatatttgtccactcccatgttgataagagtattaaataattgacaaatctccctttaaggtacatttagaacagataaaaaatctgcgattaatcacgattaactatggacgatcATGAGATTGATTGCGATTAAAAATTTCAGACACTAGGTGGTGTATTAAGTCCAGGACAGTCCATTCTTGACTATCACATCTTTAACTCCTTTCCTCATTATTATACAGGTAAGGTTCTACATAGTTGTATTTACCAAAGTGATTGACACCGATCTGCATCTCAAAGCCATCTGCTGTCTTCCCATAAGGACAAACCATCACACCAGCGTTGTTGACGAGGATGTTGAGCTTTGGCTCTCCTGTAGATACAGATATTaacaaattaaatgtttgtGTCTTTAAAAGTCCCTTTATGTGTATATTTCTCTAAGGAATAAATGGGTTAACCTTTGTTGAAGGCTTCAGCGAACTCTCTAATCGACTTGCTGTCTGCCAAGTCAAGTTTCATGCAGACAACATTTTCGTTGCCTGACTTTTCAATGACTTCTTTCACAGCGGCCTGAGCTCGATCCATGTCCCTGCAGGCCATGATGACCTTTGCCcctgaacagaaaacaataaACAGCAGTGAGATACAACAGCATGAGCAATGTCTAAATAAACATGCAGACAATATGGGTGAACAGCACCCCCTAGTGACAAAATGAGTACATTATGTGTACTGTATCCATAACTAGAGAGGAAatagcaggatttggaaaaactagtccatgcatttatcttcagcccacttgactactgtaatggcgtctttactggtcttcctaaaaaatggatcagacagctgcagctgattcagaacgctgctgctagagtcctcactaagaccaagaaagtggatcatatcagtccagttctgaggtctctacactggctccctgtctctcagagaattgatttcaaaatactcctgctggtttacaaagcactaaacgGTTTAGagtcaaaatacatttctgatcttctgctatgttctgaaccatccagacctctcaggtcatctggatcaggtgtgcttagtgtccccagagtcagaactaaacatgcagaagcagcgttcagtttttattaaccaaatatttggaacaagctcccagaaacctgcaggaccgctccaactctgagtcctttttctatttactttataactgtgtgtgttttacacaCAGTCTTGTtttttagtcttgtcaagtatttgttttaaagcactgaccagaagtggcaacagtgaatctcgttgtatttaatacaatgacaataaagctttctattttattctattctatattcttttaaatcaaagcgtaaaactttcctgtttgcggctGCCTTTCATTAAAtcaaataatgatcttatactgcactagagcttttactgttgtgtgttatattctattttagcttgtttttattttctaatctttagtgtttttataagtgttttaattatgtcgcaatgttcttgaatgtttatgtaaagcactttgaattgccctgttgctgaaatgtgctatacgaataaagctgccttgcctttatAGACTGCGTATATCTAcatattatatgtatttattgtacatactacatttatttattgacggactgtacacactatgttcacccattcactctgtatcttttatatctctattattgtttttataatttttgtatacctttacctctcctgtgtttcactctgtttgctgatgttgctgctttgacacctgaatttccctccggggattaataaaggttcatcttatcttatcagatccaaaaatgtcaaatgatacccagtttttttcctgtttgctgctgccttttattaaaccagataatgatcttatactgcactagagcttttactcttgtgtgctATACActattttagcttgtttttataatctttaatgtttttataactgttttaattatgtcttaatgttcttttgcactttgtcacaatgttcttgaatgtttatgtaaagcactttgaaatgctctgttgctgaaatgtgcaatacaaataaagctgccttgccttgacTTGCCTTGCCTTTAGACTAAGCATGACACAGCAAAAATAGTCCTGAAAGTTGCATGAGTTTGTAGGTGTGTCAGACAGACTCACCTCTCTTAGCCAGGTCGATGGCTGTCTCTTTACCAATCCCAGTGTTGGCTCCAGTGATGAGCACAGTGTTGTCATCCAGTCTCTCAGCAGAGGACCAGGCAGCCCGGAACAAGTTTCTGAGGATGTTGAGAAATCACAGTTGACTCACATGATGGGTGTGATATGAACCATGACACAGCAACTTAACATTACTACAAACGAAAGATACTAGTTTGCTCTCAAATAaggcaaagaaaaaatataCTAGTTTACTCTCAAATaaggcaaagaaaaaataaactagttttctctcaaataaatcaaagaaaaCTTGTATTATTAACTAGTAGCAGTTAACTAGGTTACCACTTAACTAAATTAACTACATAATCTACTTAGACAGCTGAATATAAGGAGTATATTACCTTATAGCCTGCATTTTACTTTCCCACAGCACTCAGGTGGATGTCTGGTGTAACACTGAACtcaaaaaagtagaaaacaagTCTTTAAATTAAGATTTAACAGCACCAGAGTCCCACAAACGTGATGAGTGTCTGGTTGAAAAGTGCAATCCGGAAGTGACATTAGATATTAATCTTTGATTGGCGGGGATTTCAGCCAATCAGCTGCGACCTCATGGCTCTCGGACGTCACTTAttggtttagctgtaaatttGGGTCCGCCCTCTGTGGTGAGTGTGTTCGATTATTAATCCGAGCTGCGCCGGACGGGTGGGAAGCAAAGTTTACAGTAACTAAAAAAAGtactatttatttctttatttatgtacatATAAACTCTGACTCTTTTTAacgtaatttttttattttgtattatttttcctgactttcttttttcttgttcttgttgttgctgttgttaatgttattattattattattattttttttaaatatattttacttatttgtttatttcgatctaaaatatgatatttttcaataataattatgtactgtatacttaacgggaaattaaaaaattataaaatgattatatgtaaaaataaataaatagaaataataaaataaataaactgtcacactttttaaagtaattcttttaatttttaatttttcttctttttctttttctttccttgtttttcttttccttttttattgttcttgtttttattgttattgtaaatattattattgaacacattttttctattttttacttatttgtttatttcgaTCTAAACTATGATATTTTTCAATAAtaattatgtacagtataattaACAGGAaagtaaaaattataaaatgattatatgttaaaaataaaaacataaaaataaataataaaataaataaactgactctttttaaagttattcttttcttttttcttttttcttttttttcttcttgtttttcttgttgttgttaatataattattatacaCATATTGCTTTGATTTTTTACTCATTTGTTTATTTCGATCTAATCTATGATATTTttcaataataattaaatacagtataattAACAGGAAagtaaaaatcataaaatgattatatgtaaaaataaataaatagaaataataaaatatataaactgtGACTCTTTTTAAAGtagttcttttcttttttttctttttcttctttttctttctcctttttattgttctttttctttttgttcttgttcttgtttttcttgttctggtttttcttgttgttcttgttgttaatattattattgtacacgtatcttttattttgtatttatttgtttatttcgaTCTAAACTAAGATTTtttcaataataattatatacagtataactaaCAGGAAAgtaaatattacaaaataattattcgtataaataaataaataataaatagaaataataaaataaataaactgtgacTCTTTAcacgtaaaaaaaaatatttttctttttcttctttttctttttcgtctttttgtttttcttgttctttttcttctttttataatAAACAGCAAAgtaaaaattacaaaattattatatgcaaaaacaaataaataaataaataaaaacctcCAAGTTGGCAGggcattttgttttattgtcatGTTTTTAAGATACCAAATATATTACCAACACTAACAAATAGCCATTCAGGTCCATATTTCTgtaatttatttagtttaatagtttatttatttttgcacaatttaagaatACACTTGGGGCCTTTCCCATTTCCGATCGTGTTGCTATAGAGTCATGTTTAGtgcaataatatatatatcaaaaaaaaataaatcatcccATCATTCCTCAGTGTTGGTCTCTCCAGCAGGTGGCAGCCAATGACCGTCTACCAGCGTGAATCATCTGAGGAGCCTGTTTTACTTTGACACAGGCCCTGTGTTACTGTGTTATGTCTATAGACAGATTAACAGGTTGGTATTTGGGTAAATCGTGTCCTTGGCTGAGATCTCATTCTGCTGGCAAATAATTTGCTGTAAACACAAACGACCCATCAAAGTTCACCACAACACCATGAATGGTTCATTCATACGTTACAGACGTTATCCCAGCACACCGTGGGGTCACAGCGGTGGACAGAAGGTCATTAGAACAGGAAACACGGTGCCGGTCATCAGCTGATTGTGCATAAGGCAAACATTTCCTTCCCTTTTCTCTGGGAGACCCGTCAGCAAAGGAGTGTACGGGTGAGGGGAGGCATGTATgtgctgaacaaagacaaattgAGGTGTTTCATAATTGGTTTAGAAAACACCCAGGAGTCCGAATCAAGTTTGTCTGCACTTATACTGATTGTATCCTCACGACCCTCCACTTCACTTCCTTTTCCTTGTTTATTTAAGCAACTAGTGGTGGCAAGTGGCACAGGAAGTGGTTGTAAGTGGCTGTTTATTAATTCATCATACACTGTATAACGCCATGACTTATTGGGATCGCCTCGGTAAATCATCTTGTTATGTAACAGGTGCTCTGTGGTGAACATTTGACTATCCAGGATAGCTTGTGCCTTTTAATgccattattttttaatttataatatgaCACAATGGCAATCTGCTTGTGTTTCTCCCCCTCTTCTGTTTGCTATTGTTGATGTGCTACTGTTTTGTCATTAGAGGCAAGAAAACATGAGACATAACAGTTTACCTATAAGCTATTACTGGCGCCGCATTAGCAGCTTCCCAGAGGCCAAAGACAATGGAGAGGCGGGAGGATGCTCTGAATAAACTATGAGAACAATCCATTAGCTAAAATGGGACTATTAACTCTACTTTGGCAGATGGAGAGCAGGAGGAtgcagttttttatttttatacagaagggagaaaacacaaataaacaagtgAGAACATCTTATGTTTGTGCAGGTTGGtgacttaaaaataatgaacctGTTGATTTTAACAAAATGCATCCATGAAATGTGTAAAATGATAGACTAAACTACCTCTTACTTTGTGAAATGTGATTAGCCTATAATTGGCATTTTGTAGAAATCCAtcattaatattgcacatcAACTCTGAATGTCTTTCATCACGTCAAACTCAATGTTCAgagcaataataataaagacagtaataaataaattaaaaatgatagcatactttatttatattgtaCTTCGAAACAAAGATTCAGAGTGCTATAATGAGAAAACTAGGActgccaatcgattaaaatagttaatcgcgattaatcgcattatttatctgttcaaaatgtaccttaaagggagatttatcaagtatttaatactcttatcaacataggaatggacaaatatgctgctttatgcaaatatatatatatatttattattggaaatcaatcaaaaacacaaaacaatgacacatattgtctataaaccctcacaggtactgcatttagcataaaacatatgctcaaatcataacatggcaaactgcagcccaacagggaacaacagctgtcagtgtgtcagtgtgctgacttgactatgacttgaccccaaactgcatgtgtttatcatagttgggcatgtctgtaaaggggagactcgtgggtacccatagaacccattttcattcacatatcttgaggtcagaggtcaggggacccctttgaaaatggccatgacagtctttcctcgccaaaatttagcgtaactttggagcgttatttaacctccttcccaacaagctagtatgacatatgACTTTAAATATCCTGACAATTAAATGTAGTGATATGTGAGAAAGGCCTTTTCATTAAACAGTGTTAAGGAGACGATTTTCTGAAGACTGACTTTAGACATTAGGCTGAACGCTCCACAATAAACAGTGATTTAGAGAATAACTATGTTAAATAAACTCCTGTTCTTGCCCTTTAACAGGTCAGTAGCAAAGCTGGCAGAGCAAGCAGCCCCACTGTTTACATTATAACAATATCTTTACAAGGTCACTGCCTCCCccgacacacgcacacaaacacacacacacacacacacacacacacacacacacacacacacacacacacacacacacacacacacacacacacacacacacacacacacacacaaacacacacacacacacacacgcacacacacaggcgacCAGCAGTCTGGTTTTACAGTGAGAGCTCTCATCTACAAAACCTCAAACTATCTGAAGCTGTGGGACGTGATAaacatctcctcctcttctgtctcACCTTTACTGTACAGACAAACCTTCACGTCCATCACTCATGTTTCTGTTTAGTCTGGCTCTTTCTGCTGACCACCCCCCCCGTCACGCTTCTGTATTTAGTTTCTCACCCTCTTAGCCTCCCTCACCTCTTTGAGTGCTTACATAACACATAAACGGTGCCATTCATTTGCTTGGACCGTTCCTCTTTACTGATCCAATCTCAGACTCGTAATGGCTTTTTCAACTGCTACAACATTTCCCCGAGATACCGATCTCTATACCGTCATAATTACAGTCTTCTTTTGAAATCGTGGTCTTGTTACAGACCAGATGACGGATTCCCTTATCTCACTACTGGACTGTtgactgaaacacacagcaaCATTTAGCCTCGCCACATCAGGTCCTTTCATAATTGGGCTAAAGCCTTTCTTCTCACCAGTTTTCGTTTACTCTGGAGAAATCAGCACAAAGATGTAAGAACTGGAAGGTCATTTAAAGGTTGTCCAGAGTTGATTAATGAGTGTTTCCTCCCTCATTTATCTAAACTGTACAGCATGTTTTTGGAAAAAACAAGGTTCACGTTACATAACAGTTCCCTATAGGGGCTCAAATCTGCTGTCCAGTTGTTAACGTACGGTTTATGTTTGACCCGGCATGCAGAGAGCTAAATCTCTCCGTTGGTAATCATGAGTCTCACAGTAACAGGATATTACAGATTGTGTAATTTGTCTTAAACCTGAGATTGATCTGCATTCTTTATTCTAGACTTTCACTTAAATTCACAAAACTAAAATCAAGTCAAACCTCCAGCAACACTCCaccataaaaaacaactttattgtcagaccaATGCAGTTCGGCTTGTGttatgtaaatataaactgagacttttttttacaaatgtatttttattttattttatataattttttcttttctttaattttttcttttttctttaattttttattattttcttttatttcacttcattattatcatttttttttttacaaatgtatgtttattttattttattttatcttattttaatttatttcatttttattttgttttgttttattttatttcactttattttacattataaaaatgttctacaaatgtgtttttattttattttattttattttattttattatattttatcttatcttattttattttattttacattattttattttatttacaaatgcatatttattttatttacaaatgtatttttattttattttgttttatcttaccttatttcattttttttaattattttattttatttcagtttattttacattattttattttatttttattaagtatttgttttgATAAATAGGTGAACTAACCTTTAAACAGGGTCTAGCTAGCCAATGAAAGTGCAGTATAGGGGTAGAAGTCTTAAGTCTGGTCTAGcggtgaataaaaaaaaaaattaccaaaCAGATTTAAGTCTTACAAATTAAAAGCCCcataaaatgtatttctctGAAACATCAAatatccatcaataaatagaaaCGGTTTGAACTTTTGCAGAATATTGCTGCTCATATAAAATCCCATCCCTTATAGAAAGAGGCTGATTGAGAAAATTAATTTACAGCACCTTTAATTAATCTGAAATAAACCAGAAGAGAAGCACCGGAAGCATTAATCAGCTTTCTGCAGATATCCACCTTTCAGTTCATATCCACCTTTTTGATCTTTGCTGTTTCATCTTCGTGGCAGCTTTAATCATCACAGCTAAACCTCTGTGTCACTTTGTCACAGCAAAGAACAGGACCGGCGTCAGAAGCTGTTAATGTGTTCTGGCTCCGTCCATCAAAGAGATAATTCAGGATAGTCGCAAGATGGCAGTGTGGTGGATGTAGGTTGTGTTGCCCTTTGAGGGTGAGCAGACAGTCATTAGAGCCCCGCTATGAGCCCCAGGAAACAACTATTTATAGAGCTGTCTCAAGGAGTCAATACTCCTCCTCCAGAGCTCCTTCTGGGACAAGGGTGGCCTGTTTTAATGGCTGCTTTATGACATTTATAGCAGCATGAGAT from Sebastes fasciatus isolate fSebFas1 chromosome 21, fSebFas1.pri, whole genome shotgun sequence encodes:
- the rdh12l gene encoding retinol dehydrogenase 12, like; protein product: MQAIRNLFRAAWSSAERLDDNTVLITGANTGIGKETAIDLAKRGAKVIMACRDMDRAQAAVKEVIEKSGNENVVCMKLDLADSKSIREFAEAFNKGEPKLNILVNNAGVMVCPYGKTADGFEMQIGVNHFGHFLLTHLLIDLIKRSAPARIVTVSSMAHSWGTIKLDDINSEKSYDKKAAYSQSKLANVLFTHSLAKKLEGTGVTTYSLHPGVVQTDLWRHLSGPQQFVMKMVSPFTKNSSQGAQTSIYCAVEPSLAKESGGYYSDCAPVSCSAAGKDDVLAQKFWDLSCQMWSVTWE